The sequence AACAATACCTCAACCCTAATCTCTTGTTAACTATGTGGAGGCAAAAAGGGACAAATATTTAACATGAGGAACCAGTAATTGCATTCATATAGAGAAGATTAAAGGTACACATCCTCATAATCCACTTAGTTATAGTGCGCATAACGGAGATATTTGATTGAACCTTTCAATTTGCAAAAGCAGCAAATTTATATGAATATCAATACGTATGTTTCTCTTAGTAtaccttaatgcctaatttaccaGCAATAAACGATTAACCCAAGAGAAGCCTTTTACGAGGTCTTTAATAGAAAGGTGTTGAATAATCTTTGAAATTCATTGGCCAATTTTCCGCATCTTCCAagatatacaaacaacaatatcaGAAATCATATTCAAACCACAAGAACATAACAGAAAGAGACTCTTACCAGTAGCATATATATCATTCAAGTTTCCCACGGCTTGCAGAAACTTGTCTTGTCCATTTTCTTCCACATTAGCACAACCACAGCCATAGCAAGGAACAAGCACAGCAAAACTATCATCTGAATCATCGTCACTATGGAATCCAGGGCCATGAGGTTCCAACCATCCAACCGACCAGTCTGAATCATCAGACTCGAAACCTGAAACACATCCACCATCCGATGGAACAATAACAATATCATATTCCCGATCAATCTTTCGCTCCTCACGACTCTGCCATTTCCGCTTAACCTTTCTAGATGAGGAAGCCATGTTCCTCCTTCGGTCGAGAGGGAACTTCAAAGTATCCAATTCCCACAATCCTGAATCAGGTGATGAATTTAAAGATGAACCATTTGAGATTTTAGGTTCTTGATGCTTTCCACTCCAAAGCAACCATGACAATGGGGTAAATGTCAAGGCCATATTTTCCTATATCCGggaatttatcaaaattaaatgaTTGATTTGTTTCCGTTGCAAGAGAGATAGGGTAAGAAGATGAACAaaatcaaaacaatatcaaacaaacattAGGACATGCATGATCCTTAAGCAAATatcaagaaaaaggatggaaaaTATTGTTATTGGTAACTTTTATTTAATATACAAGAGTACAGAAACCTTgaattttgaattaaaataaagcCATAGAACCCCACAGAAAGAGGGATCTTGTTCCATTGAATCTGGCCTACAATATTGCCAATATTGGGTATTTCCAAAAAGAACCTTAAAAACTTTCCTTCTCCATCAAACTTGGAATATTGATAAAAAAGATTCAGCACAGATAACAAGAAAACCCCATAAAAGGTTAAGGCTTAAGCCAATGTATATACCTTGTaaactcaaaaaaaataatatcagaACTTGCGCAAACCCAGAATTTACACCAAGAATTTAGAACCCCAATTCTTCTTTTTGCTCCTTAatctcaaaatcatcaaaaattAGGGACAGGAGATTATGTATTTTCCCTTCAATAATTCAACCACCGAACCAGAAACATAGATATTAAAAATAACTATAAAAACAGCTAAATAACAAGAGTTTAAGCAGAGATTTATCCTCTCTTTTGAGGTTTACGTGAAGATAGTGGATTTGATTTATTATTGGCTTCTAAATAAGgcaaaagggtagatatggaatTTACTGGAATCTTGGGTGTGTTGTGTGGATATGATTGGAGATTAatagtttaggaaaataatattataaCAAAAATGTAGTTGCCAGGTCAGATAATAGTGCCAGAGTGACAGTGGGACCCAGGGAAAATAGATAACGTGGCTGCTGCTATGGCCAGTCAATTTCGTGTTTGTATAGTTCAAGTAATTTCGGCCACCTGTTTTTACCGGGAGAAGATATTTAGCCGGTAAAAAACAATTAAGAACattatttatttatgaaatatgGTCATATTTTGGggaatttcaaatatttttaagGTCCGAAAACTAATTTAGGGTAGTTTTTGGGCGCAATTTTTTTTCCACACAgaaattcaaacttgaaaaattatttttcacaatttcaaaaattattttttcaagtttcaatcaaatttaTGTTCAAAAGCTAGCTTAACTTTTTTTGGTTTTTCGGTATCTGCATTGGTGCACGATTAAATATGGATTCGCACTGAAAAACCCATATTGGGGGAGGTAGATGGATAAAGCACTCCTTGAAAAATGCGATTCCATACTCAATACTCGAATCTGAGACCTCAGGTTAAAGATGAAATAGCACTTATCACTCTGCCACAGCCTTTATTGGTAGGAGAAGATATTTACACAGTACTAACATGTGCAAATTCATTAATAATTGATATCAACATTAATTATGGAAATAAATAGTGGAGTTTTAAAGTTTTTGTTGCTTAAATAGATATAATTAAAGTGTGATTACCCTTTTGATAATGACAATGTTAATTGAATATCAATCACTTTCATCTTTAATGTATTCAAACTTGCATTTCATACATGCCACAAAGATACCAAACGTCATACCAAATAATCTTTCAcaagaaaataaacaaataaatatcatttttttttttgcgtgTAATATCTGCTGGTTAGTGGGTTTCAATGTTTCGTTTCAAATTCCATCAGCTATGATTAGGACTAGCACATGATAAAGACAAAGAAGCAACATGTTTTCAATGCAAATAAATCACCTAGATTCTTTtctaaaaagatatttttttcaaaaaaaaattcttcctaggcttaagttatatatatacttatataaaaaatatttatacagtCAATATACTCGATTCAATTGTATCTAGAATTACCAATAAAACTTATAAGAAGCGCAAAataaaaatttgataaaaataataattaatctaCTATTATAAATTTAATTACACTAATAAGTAGTATAACTTAAATACTTTCCTCAATCATTAATGACAAATGAAATGATTAATGTCTTTGTCACCGTAGACAACCAATGGGTGCACATGGCAGTTTTTGGTTTGATAGGGACAAAAGCACCACTAATTGGTTatatatgaaaataaaaataatcaaGGATTATGACTTCTTTTATTAATCAATTTCATTCGTGGCCTAAATTCATAATGGAATAACATGACACATAAGCTCCAAGTTTTTCATATCAATCATTTAAATAAGAATTGATAACCTGAGAGAGTTCTAGAAAGGATTGACATTCATCTTCAAACGTGTATGATACAAATAGACAAAAcatatgatttttatttttttattagagAGAAATCTCAAGTGATTCTATTACACTAAGGACTCGTTTGGCGTGAGGTATAAGTAGATATAATGttgatataaaaatttaataccaccttaatattttgtttggttagcaaacctggtataagttatcccagAATTAAAATTAGTACCGGAATAACTTTTATCTTCTTCTTAAAAATTAtgtaattatatttttaatacaacataataaacagtggataaaaaataataccagaataattaatctcaatataAGTTATCCCAATATAAACCGTATTCAAATTAAACGACCcctaaaagtgaaaaaagaacTTATAAAGAGGAGGAACACATGGCAGTTTGTGGTTTGATGAGGACAAGAACACCACAAATTGGTTTGTGTTGTGAATATAAATATTAAGTATGACTTCTCTTTCTTATAGGTCTTTTCCATGTTCTGGCCTGAATTCTTGATCATGTCACTTCATGCCACGTTTTTTAAATTAGAGGGAGGggaaatatttttcgaaaaatattttttaatttttttatgtttggttagcttaaatattttgaaaaatattttccttatgaactcattcctccaattgaaggaaaatattttctttatcaagagaagggaaaacattttccaaaacttctTCTCAACATTCCCTACCCGTCCCTCACCAACCCAACTcaacattctcaaaaaaaaaaattcaaatttcagtttttccgttACCACCCACCCTACTACCTCTCCACCCTACCCCCCTCCcgcaaaaaaaatatttcttgcaatttcaaatttctattttttcgtttttctgcaccacccacccctcAACTGCttccccctccccccaccccccaaaaaaatattttttaatatatttacgGGTTAGACATTTCGTTgtttcgaaagtttagcggttcgaaagtttatgaaaaatatgggttcggaaggttgttggtttgaaagtttatggcttcatgtttattatatctaaattatttatggaTAATCTTGAGaaatcattttccttaatttgcgaccaaacaccggaaaatgaataaaattattacTTGTTTTCTAAGAAAACATTTTCTTGGACCGTTATACCAAGCACACCCCAGAAGTAATCAATATTCCTCTTTAATAGTGTATGTATGCTGATAATATTACAAACTTAGATGATTTTTTTTCTTGCATAACAATAAGCGGtgatatattaattttttttataagtgGTGTCGAAATTGTTAGAAGTAAAACAATAAATATAATAGTTGTAGAAACAACACTAGGTAGCCATTTTAAAGGGgtgctatttaggaattagctaTTGTGTcttgaatttcagtttttcaattcaatttttcGGGACACAAATATCCTAATTTGTCCTGAAAATAAGATTTTCAATTCAATTTTTCGGGACACAAATGTCCTAATTTGTCCTGAAAGTAAGATTTTTAGTTCAAATTTTCAGGATAAAATAAGTATTGGTTAATTTCTAAATAGCATCCCTACAAATTGATGTTTGTATACTTCTCCatgataaaattaaaaattcaaatttaaacaaATGAGTTTAATATGCGGAGTAACTTCAAAATTACATGTGGCAACTTAAATTTTTTATAGTTTTGTAACTTAACGAGATAGATATGATTTTGGAAGAATGAAGATGGTTACTTTGACTAAATTTTGCTCTCCTCTTCTCTATGAGAAAAAGTTAGAACTCTTTCAACATTTTTCTAATCGTATTCAACATATTTTCCTAAGGGACGAGTATAATAGCATGTTTTATCAAAAAATTGTTGTTGATATGTCACTTTATCAACAAGAGTAAGACAACTAAATTTTTCCTGTGCCAGTATTTATGGTGTGATGGAGAAGAACACCAACTCTTGTCAAAATTGATCTTTCTATAAGTTGCATAATGTATTATCACTAATAGAATAAATGATCTAACTTTAATAAAAAGCACAGGTACTTCTTTATTTTTGCTTATATATAACTAGTGATGGTTAGCCCGGCTACGTACAAACCCAATCTTGAATGGTTGACTCTGTCTTTGCAAATTTagatataattaattaatttaataattttgatTATTTATCATTAGGGAACTCGAGATAATGTccattttgttatattttcagcTTCTTTCTGAAAAAAGTATCTCGATGGAATTTGTGTATGTTCAAAAGTTATTCACTCGTTACCAAACTTAATATTACCTTTTTAAATGTTAGcctgttatttttaaattttaaattctgaTTTGATTTCTATGTATTCATAAGTTAACATAATGTATTACATGATATTACAAACATTAATTATAGGTAATAATAGTAATTATATTTCATGGCTTTTTTTTAATAGCAAACTTTAAAAATTATCCgaccatttttttttattaaatttacAAACCTTTTCAATATCCTTAGAAAGAAAGGGGAAAAACATTAGAAACTTGTTTTCCAACATTTCGCAAAATCATGAAAAAAGTGGTTCAGATTTGTAGTGCCAAAAACTTGTTtccaaattaaaaattattgggAACTTGAACAAAGATAAAAGCAAAGATTACTTTGTTCTTTAAGTTGAAGATGTAAAGTTTGTAGTTCATATGCTTTATGAGTTTACTAACATGCGTTTGTTTTCCAAATTAACCATAGGCAAGAATAGGAATCTTGACTTTTAGAACAATGGTTAAAACATaggattaaaaaataaaaatatttttcttcaacttTGCAATACTGATGAGCTATCATTTTATAAGGTTttgaataattttaaaaaatttataacgtaaggtttaaaattaattgaattACATttgttaaaagaaagaaaaaatttacAATTTGCTTAAACTACTGAAATAACTTATGTAAGCTTTTCCTTGGAACTCATTTTAGTCCTAAAATAGTACACATAGTCAAGCAAATCAAACGAAGATTTAAGGATCCGTGAAATTGTGGGATTAAATGGAGAAACTTTTGATATTTCTATTGACTCAAGCAAAAGAGTCCAACTTCTATTACGCACTGTACAACACCCTTAAGCCTATTGGGAATTAACTTACACTAAAACCCAGCTTAGCAAGTGAAAAGCATCGAATTTACCAAAACACCCTGAACGACCCGAAGCTCCTCGCTTAACCACTTCTATAATAGTAGTAAAGTAATATATATAATAACATTTGAATTTATATGCGATTTTAAGGATCCGTGATATAATTTGACACAAATTGAGAAAACaaattaatattgaaattaatgatagaaaaatgaatgcaaaccacacaagttgaacagTGTTAGCTTTGAAGGTTGGTCATCATCGAGCCAGAAATTGCCTCAATCGATGTCAGAACAAAGTAGCTAAATAATAAgaactagaaataataatatattgcctTTGGATACGTGTTACAATACGTATTACAAATAATCAGACCTCATtaatatagtagaggagtcctactttagatACAATTTTACAAAAGTTAAGAAATCTTATGATTTGCTAATTGGTCTGTCTttcattgatacgtgccgagattcccgctGTAATATCCGGccggttacggatatttcggtcttccgTAATTTGGTTCGATAATATTTTCTTGAGCTCGATCGAAATCAGAGTCGGTTCCGGAGCTACGAGCTCGATGATCTCGAAGACGCATGCTCTAACTTCATATATTGGTTCGATATAATCCGGGGTTAAAGATATGCAATAGATAAGCTCGATTTTGACCGCATACCATTATGACAGTCACCATCGATCGAGTTGAAGCGAATAGCCGACCATTTAGTCATGACACTCCGACAGATCCATGGCACACTAATTTGTCACTATTTGTATAGCATTTGTCACCATGCATTATCAAAccactcatttttctttttcactttttaacTTCTAATGCTTAGAGGAAGATTGATGTTTACAATTCCTTTTTGTTAGTTAGTAGGCTTGATTAATGAATCCAACCCCTGCCTTAGGAAAAATCCGTAATTTGAACTTTTCCGAAGAGAGGAATGAATCTTGATGTCTCTATACATTGGTTGATTTTTTTCCTCAAATGTCACTTTTCATTGTCAAACACAAGGCTATTGACTTGTAACTTTTCTAGGCTCACATTTCTCTAAGGGATATTCcaagatttgaaaattttgttgaagaaatttgggaTTTGGCTACTCTTGTCCACCTTAGCCAAAGGAAAAAAACAAATGACAACTTTTTCTGTGTCATCATCACTTTAATATGTTACCTCAAGAGATTGTCTAGCTGGTACTTGTAAAGTTCAAGTGGACTAAAGTATAGATTTCATTCTATAGAAGATGATTTAGAGGAGGAGGAATGAGAAGCTCTCTGTTGTTAGAATTATACTTACAAAACTAAAAAGGGGAACCCCGTGAAAACTTCTGCTTTATTTTTTATGGTAACAAAGTAATTACttactttaaaattttaaacaatAAAAGAACAGTGAATTAGCGATATGTGTATATTTTAATTTCAGGATTGATTGATGACAAAGTATAGTACGTATACTGATCACGcacaactatgccttataaaaagggcaatgcggacgttgcaaatataacccgaGTATTACGCCcagggtcgaatccacagagagttaacctatcaatcactatctttagacccactaaactcttCAGAACCAGCTTCCCAGATGTTTGAATCACAAGTTGATGATTTCTATAGTaactaaaattgcaagtaaattaAACAGCTGTAAACTAaaatgctaaggttgtaaacaatgatGAGAAAAAGCTAAGGTaaagatttcccctattgatggaatcccttctgtttatgcatcatacaaatttaccaacacacctctatcaatcatgaacacttttcttaccgtaaatctctcccgagtaatcacagtaatatactattgcactctcccgagatacactagctagctttaattaacacagttcacttaagattgcacccaacgcttcgttatccctaaccccgcctttaaacccgcagttatagattcctcttatactttaggagtggtgttattcaacaataacctaaatatgcactctctcccgagttatgcacactaaataggcacagttaattgaggatcctgtcaattaactacaacaagaacatagttgaataaataaagattgaaactagcaatttgtattcacataaaccagaagttcatcccccaataggttccatcaaaaccttagacaagggatttagctactcataactatgggtaaacaagATAAGATAATATTCATCATAATCTAgcaataaaaatcaaagaaaagaagaaagatgtttttGGATGATCTCTCAcaatggtttttttttttttgctaagaaACTCTAAAAatcaatacatgcctctcttgggcgGAGTCTCATGTTTAAAATAGGggtttgggctaaaaatcccgtattttgcactttagtccctgaaatttccgcctcctgccgcggttctactgcggtcgcggtcaaaccgcggTCAAACATGGCCTCTGCTGCTTCAATTGTCTGCGAGCAGCCATCACCGCGGTTCTGCTGTGGTCGCGGTAAAACCGCGGTATTTTATCCTGTTCCGTTTCGAAtatggaaaaacgtaaaacataaaagttgtagtcctttgagtcagctttccaaccatatattatggAGCCAATATGGAGTTCTGAGTAAAAGattatgtctattttactagacagtacgcaatatgcctcttcgagttttcgttttgttgttttatcatccgttgatccccgaacgcgatcccggcttaattccttgagcttttactcagacttcaaagcttcaaattacttaaattcattccataacatctatatagctcggaatcacacc is a genomic window of Nicotiana tabacum cultivar K326 chromosome 16, ASM71507v2, whole genome shotgun sequence containing:
- the LOC107783799 gene encoding uncharacterized protein LOC107783799, translating into MALTFTPLSWLLWSGKHQEPKISNGSSLNSSPDSGLWELDTLKFPLDRRRNMASSSRKVKRKWQSREERKIDREYDIVIVPSDGGCVSGFESDDSDWSVGWLEPHGPGFHSDDDSDDSFAVLVPCYGCGCANVEENGQDKFLQAVGNLNDIYATENKKYMEHWVSSPRNR